The genomic interval ctaagcaagggaaatattgtgaataaaagagattctaggttttatttgttaattaagagactgtatatgtctaattaataaatatattaaatgacaatattatttaataattaatctttagttattaaataattgaaattggcatttaagtggttaaattggaaaattaatgtttttgagaaaatgggatggaaaaatgacaaaatggtaaaattgcaaagtggggcccaataacatcctatggccggccacactaagaatttaccatttatttttctattattttaatgccaaataattctaacctaaacctaggtggttacctataaatagatagtgatggcttcaggaaaaagatgatgcatctcattccttcagagaaaaattctaagccttctacctataccctagccgccactctctacctctcttttcttcttctaaatttttgaacttgagtgaatgagtgagtgcccacacacatcaagtggtatctcaaccatagtgtggaagattgtgaagaatccaatcaacaagaaggagaatcagcatcaaggaaggagagaaagagatccaggttcagatcttggtaatgctctgctacagaaaggaatcaagggctagagatctgaacggaaggagtcattatatttcgctgcacccaatgtaaggttttctaaactcttatgtgtttatttcattgttttagaattcatattaggatgttaatgaaacatacttgttagtaagtctagatcctggtaaaatatttccaacacttatCACATGTGTCCAAGTCaagaattattttttgattGTAAATCAGTTGATAGAGGTAAAGTTCTAATGGGTTATGATCATTCTTACAGGATTATTGAAAATGGGAAGGTTGCCATCAAACAGTATGATGGCAGAATCAAGGTGCTGACGAATGCAAGGCACATCCCGAAGCTTAGATGAAACCTCATATCCCTGGGTGCGCTTGAAGATGAAGGATATGGATACAAATCCATTCACAAAAGCTTAAGGATCACCAAAAGTTCTTTGATAGTGATGAAAGGAGAAAAAAATCAATGGTTTATATGTTCTCCAAGGAGAAACTGTCCCAGCCGGAGAGACAAGTATGGTGAAAGGGCTAGAATTAGATATGAAGTTGTGGCATCACAGACTTGGACATATCAGTGAACAAGGCCTCAAAGAATTGCACAAATAAggtataattgaaaatttaaattcatGTACCTTACCATTTTGTGAAGCTTGTGTTTTAGGGAAACAACATAAGCTGAAATTCACTCCGACAATGCATACCACTAAGAAGATACTCAAATATGTGCATGCTGATCTTTGGGGGTCATAAAAAGTGCCTCTGCACTCCagtatgcaatattttctttcaaTAGTTGATGATTATAGTAGGTGTGTTTGGACCTACTTGTTAGCAACTAAGGATAAGTGCTTGGAACAGTTTAGAAATTATAAAAGTTAGGGGTAAAACCAAACAAATCTTAAAATTAAGAACCTTAGGACAGATAATGGGTTTGAGTTTATTAACTCCGAAATTGACAAGATGTGTTAAGAATTTGAAATCACTAGGCATAGAACAGTAGTGAAGACCCCAGAGCAAAATGGGGTTGCTGAAAGGATGAACAGAATCTTGTTGAACAAAGTTAGATGTTTACTGTTCAGTTTCGGATTAGAAAAAGCATTTTGAGGGAAGCTCTAGCAACCACAACCTATCTTATAAATAGAAGTTTTAGCGATTGTGTACTTACATAGtacatagtatttttgaaaaaaaattcacctcacaataaaaaagtaaaaaactaaaaatttcaatatgtagtgtaaaaatttcaataaaatattatattttaagattTTCCGCCAGTTTTGATTAATgaaggttagatattttttttctttattttttttctacatttttcttatttttttgttttccccaccaaaatccaaaaaaaaaaaaaattatctgaaaataaaaaaaaaattgcaaaacgagctatattttttttttctatacaatTTGTCTTATAAGATTttattaattcatttttttatttttttttccactaaaatccaaagaaaaaaaaaaacaaaataagattagaaaaagaaaaaagaaaaagtgaaAGAGTCGTCGTCGCGTACGACAGTACTCAGCAATTCCAAATCCGATTTTATTGAACTtcatattctctctctctctctctcttcctcatcaCCTTTCTGATCATCATCGtgattttctagagagagaaagtcttCACATTGTCAAAATAGTGACCAAAGCGCGTACTTGTTACTTGctctcaatctcaatctcaatctccTCCAGATCTTGATCAAAAACAGCTTCAATACTTCCAATTCTAGATCGATCCCATTGCTAGGGTTCCCAATTCCATCTTATCTCCCAATGGCGAAGCCAAGGCACTATCGTTTACCTTCTCGGAAATCCTCTTCCTCCTCGACCACCCTCATCTTCACTATGCTCGTTATGTTCAGCTTTGTCGTTCTCATTCTCGTCGCCCTTGGAATCCTCTCCGTTCCCAGCTCCTCCGGTGACTCCCCCATGGCTAATGATCTTACCTCCATTGTACACAAGACTGCAGATAGGTATAGCAATTCTCTAATCGCTTCGGCTTTGCATTTTGGTTTGAATTGGATTGAATGCTGATTTGGGTAATTATGCTTCTTCTCTTTTTAATAGGAAAACGGACGATGATGGCAACAGCGAAAGGTGGGTTGAGGTCATTTCATGGGAGCCCAGAGCGTTCGTTTATCATAATTTCTTGGTGAGCCTTTTTGAAATTACTGTTAAATTTGTTAATACCTTataaatttcattcaatttgaTATGCTGGATGGAGATTCTATTGTTTGCTTTTGGTATTATGATTGAGAGTGGAGAATTAAAATTGACATTAtctcaaaaaatttaaatgtcTTGGAGAGAGTTACTAGTTGTTTTTGCTAAACAACAAATTTATGTTTCGAGAAATGTACCAAAGAATATGACGAAAGAAAATTTGTTGTTAGTTTAACCATGGATCTAGATTGAAGTAGGAAATCTCCACAGTCAAATGCTGAACATACACAATTGTTTATATCATCACGGTATTGAAATGCATCTGTCAAGTATACAACTGACTTTTGAAGAAAGGTTTTTGAGCGTGTTAAGAGTGAATCAGGGCATCAAAAACTAGAATTTACTCTGTCTACCCCTAGGGATATTCTTGTCATCCTTCCCCTTTAATTATGAGTTTTATATTGTCTTTTATCATCACCTTGATTTGATTAATGTAGACATACTTACATATGAATTGGTTTTTGCTACGGCAGACCAAGGAGGAATGTGAATATCTAATCAATCTTGCCAAGCCGAACATGAAAAAATCGACTGTTGTTGATAGTGAAACTGGAAAGAGCAGAGATAGCAGGTCTGTGTTTCTTACGGCAATTCCTTTTTCTTTTGCTTTCCCTTTTTGATCCCCTTAGGCCTCCagatatgtttgattaacatctcATTTATGCAGGGTACGAACAAGCTCTGGCACATTCCTGGCCAGAGGACGTGATAAAACTATTAGGACTATTGAGAAAAGAATTGCTGATTTCACCTTTATCCCCGTAGGTATGCCATCAATCATCTTTGCTCTTTTTTTTGTTCTCTCATCATATACTCTGCTCTTATTATCCTATCTTAGGTTTGTGATACAAGTTACCGTTTGTTATTTAACCAATAACATTATCTGCAGAACATGGGGAAGGACTTCAAATTCTACACTATGAAGTTGGACAGAAATACGAGCCTCACTACGACTACTTTCTTGATGATTTTAACACTGTAAATGGAGGTCAGCGTATGGCCACACTTCTTATGTACCTGTAAGTGACTAATGTTTTTTCCCACTACTTGAATCTGATTGTAGTCTATGACATACATTGCGTAGTTTTGTACCTTCTCTGATGTTCCTCTTCTGATGTGTTGCAGCACAGATGTCGAAGAAGGGGGTGAAACAGTGTTCCCTGCTGCAAAAGGGAATTTTAGTTCTGTACCTTGGTGGAACGAACTATCTGATTGTGGAAAAAAGGGACTTTCTGTTAAACCTAAGATGGGTGATGCATTGCTTTTCTGGAGTATGAAGCCTGATGCCACGCTAGATCCATCCAGTTTACATGgttagtatttttatattttacttCGTTTGAAAAATAATCAAAGCATCTTGAAATCGTAGTAATGACTTCACCATTGAAAGAAATGGAAGTTCCCTAAGTGTGCAttgcatgaaaaaaaaaatattgtcatTTGGAAAAAGATTACTTGATTtggatttatatatttactaacgGTGTATTGTTTCTCTTGATCGATTCAGGTGGATGCCCCGTAATTAAGGGAAATAAGTGGTCAAGTACTAAATGGATGCGTGTCAGCGAATACAAAGCTTGAACCAGTAAAAAGGTAATATTCCAGACTTATAGAGAACACATACCAGTGCATGTATCTTTTGAGTCTTCAGTCATGAGGAAAAGAAAAATCAGATAATTCAGCTGTTTTGGTGGTCCGTAGTACATTTTCTTATACCTTTTCTTAGTCTTCATTGTGAGTGGAGTTATTGTATGGTTATGACTTATAGACTTACCTTATTGGTCGATTGCAGTTTCACGTATTTAGATTCGTTTGGAGTGAACCCTTTGTATTTGTAACATAACTTGTTCAGATTTATTGTTCTGTATTGATAAGGCTAAGTTTCCTAAAGTGCTCCCTTGATTATTTCTGGCAGGTGTATACAAGTGGCCATCTGTTACTTTATCAAAGTCTCGAGCCAATAGCCACATTGCCATTCAGCTTCatattcttatttatttgtAGGCTAGCACGCACCTTGTCCTTGAAGCTTCATATATTAGAATTCAGTGTATACTGTTTTGCTCTGCTaacttaaattttttgtttccagtttctttttcttcatattgTTACAAGCACAAAccctttacaaaaataaaatttgatacacATCTTTTGCGCGATTCCTAGATTTTTAACAATGAGAGAAATAATAGAGAACTTGTTACTTTTCGTTATATCACGAAGATATATGAGTTATCTCTCGTTACATGAGTTTATTAACTTTTTGCGTAATATTTTCATttcacttaattatttgttactTTCTTCTGTTTCTAAATGTTTGACCTTTCTAATCAAAAAGCAAGTTTCACATGAAATTGGTTCTTAACGAGATTGTGGTGTTGAAATGTTGCAGCAACTATTTGAGGCGGCAACATCAAGCCCCCCTAAATACCATGGGTTACACTTTAAGGAGACCTTTAATGCACAGAAACCCTTTTGTTGGAAAGGGGTTATTATACTTTCGAAAAAACAGATGACAAAAAAAGCATCATCAAACCAAAACTTGAAACTGTTATGATTGATAGGAATGTGACTTAATACTGAAAATTCTGCACCAATGATATAAATCATATCACTCAACTTCACATCATAGTATAGTTTCCCTTGTATTTATTCCTTTCTCCTTGCCAGAGCATCTAAGCTcctttatttgaaaataattggGGTCGGCAATAAAACTTGCAACAACATGAGCCGAGGAAGATTTTGAACGGTGCAGAACTCCCCAAGCTGAGCGCCAAGTCACTTATAGCTGATTCAATGTTTTGTGTTGATCAAATTCCTGATCACATATGGGAGAATGCCCCCGTGATCAAAGTAAGCAAGTTCAACCTACACCAGGAAGACCGGGATGTTTATTTAGAGAAATAAAATGAGGAAATCTAAAGCATCAACTAGATCTTCAACAGGATTTACACAGATTTGTAAGAGCACAATACCTCGGTATCGAAACGTAGTGTACATGTGAACGACTTGCCATTGTCCGTCACAACTGTCACATCTTGACCAGGTTTAATTTCACTAACACTGGCTGGAAGATCAATGCTGTATCGTTCGTGACCAGTTAATCCAAGTGTATCTGCATCTTCTCCTGCCTTAAAGCATAGAGGGATGACACCCATGCCAACCAGATTGCTTCTGTGAATTCTCTCAAAGCTCTTTGCTATGACTGCTTTCACACCCtgagaaagaaaaattaaaaaaaaatataagtataGAACCGTTAAATCGATTGCAAAAGCCACCGACCATATATGCATGGAaccttttaagtttaaaatatacCAGTAGCATAGGACCCTTAGCAGCCCAATCCCGGGAACTTCCACTTCCATACTCAGCACCAGCTAAAACAATCGTGTCACGTCCTTCACTCTTGTACCTCTGTAGTAATTAAACAGAAGTATTTAATATAAACTTGAAAACAACACGACCAAAGCCTCTgtagtatatatttatactagCCACATAAAGACACCCTACAAGGCCTTGCTTTATGATTTAGAAAAGACACTTGTGACAAACATATATCCCAAAGATAATAAAAGGCAACTAGTTCCTTGGTGATATTCTTACTTCTACATAAGAATTTCAACACCTCAGAAGTATTTTAGAGGGCCTAACCTTCCTATCATACAGAATACTACTGGAGAAATAAGAGGAAATTACCATGGCAGCATCAAACACAGAAAGTTTCTCCCCAGTGGGAATGTGAACAGTTTTAGGACCAACTTCTCCTTTCAAAAACTTGTTGACCAGGCGAATATTTGCAAAAGTGCCTCTTGCCATTATTTCATCATTACCACGTCGACTTCCATAAGAGTTGAAGTCTCTTCTATCAACCCCGCGTTCAAGAAGGTATTTTGCTGCGGGGCTGTCCTTGTGAATGCTACCGGCAGGTGATATGTGATCAGTTGTAATACTGTCTCCAAAGTTGAGCAAACAGAAAGCATCTTTCACTCCATGAGGACCTGGAGGAGACATAGTCATATCCTTGAAATAGGGTGGCTCGTGTATATAGGTTGATTTGGGGTCCCAGGAATAGAGGGTGCCAGAAGGTACAGATAACTGATTCCACATGGGGTTTCCTTTGGTTATTGCTTCATATGTAGCCTTAAACATATCAGGAAGCACACTTGATTGCACAACCTGGAAGAAAATGCAAGATGGAAACATAATAAATTCCAAATCTTCAATCTGAGCTGcgacaaaaaataaatttaaaatccaAATGAACTCATATCTATGCAATTCAGAATCTCACCTCTGCTATTTCTTCGTTAGATGGCCAAATATCCCTGAAAAATATATTCTTCCCATCCTTGCTCAACCCAATTGGTTCtgtttcaaaatcaatatcCACCTAGAGCATTTCCCCAAAAGAATGAGATACATAAAACATCATGTTATATCACCTAGAAATTCTAGACATGGTTAAATCACTTAAAATATGAGCTATACTTGCAAACACACACAAGATCTGCAAATTGATGGGCACCAGAAAATCATATATAAATGATTTCATACAACACAAGATCTTGAAAATAGTAGAATCTAAGCTGCATACCGTGCCAGCAAGGGCATAGGCAACCACAAGGGGTGGAGAAGCAAGGTAATTGGCCCTAGTTAGGGGATGAACACGACCCTCAAAATTCCTATTTCCAGACAAAACGGCAGATGCTACTATATCTGTAGATAAAAAGGCGGACAACAAATTAAtcatttctcaaaaattcaatgAGAGGAGAAACTTAGTACAAGCTAAAGCCTTAAACTTAATAGATACTTACCATTTTCAGAGATAGCTGATGCCACTGCTTCATGAAGATCTCCTGAATTTCCAATGCATGTGGTGCATCCGTACCCAACAATATTGAATCCAAGCTGATTCAAATACTTTTGCAACCCACTACAGCAATGAAAATAATGTCTTGGTAAGAATAGAAACATATATTTCCCAATATGGTATAATAGAATTGAAAACACACCTTTTCTGCAAGTATTTGGTCACAACACCAGAACCTGGAGCAAGACTTGTCTTGATCCATGGCTTCATCTGaaacaaaaagaaattataGTAAAACTTGAGTCCATTTTAtccggaaaaaaaaaaaattattcttgaTCCATGCAGCATAAACAGGTAAGGTCCAACAGAATGCGTGTTTTGAAATTCTGCGAGCAATAAGCAGACCGAACACTTGATGTTCCAATTTAACTAACACTCTCCATCAAACCAGAAACACCTGATTATAGTCTAAAAGTGGGCATTTTCATGTATAGTAGAGTAGAAAAATTTACTGAACAAACATCACAGTGATGTATCCCACACCCATCATAATCTCTAAAAAGAAAACAGAGTAAAATGCTCAGTTATCAGTTAACCCCAAGGGGTAGGTCTACTGGTAAGGAGGAGTGTTGGATAGTGCTTGGAGGCATTTGTTTCAAGGTTCGAATTCCCACAGACTAAAAAAACCTTGGGGCCACTTGGAGGTTTTCCTGGTCCCAAGgccaaaaaacaatttttttttttttaaaaaaaaaaaacataaaaacaggCACCAATTTTCAACGAACACAAATAAAGACAAAGCCGAGTAAAGCATAGATTCTGTTCCAAAGTAGAACACTCATACTACATTATTGTACCTCTTCTTGCAGTATCTACTATCTAGTGAATTATCTTTTagtttttgataaaataaaaaaggaagCATAAATCGTAGCAAAAAATAGCGACTTCTAACCTCCAATCCTAGCTCACAGGCTTTCTTTGCAACCAAAGCAGCTCCAAGCATTACACTGGGGTTTGAGGTATTT from Cannabis sativa cultivar Pink pepper isolate KNU-18-1 chromosome 4, ASM2916894v1, whole genome shotgun sequence carries:
- the LOC115712751 gene encoding probable prolyl 4-hydroxylase 10, translated to MAKPRHYRLPSRKSSSSSTTLIFTMLVMFSFVVLILVALGILSVPSSSGDSPMANDLTSIVHKTADRKTDDDGNSERWVEVISWEPRAFVYHNFLTKEECEYLINLAKPNMKKSTVVDSETGKSRDSRVRTSSGTFLARGRDKTIRTIEKRIADFTFIPVEHGEGLQILHYEVGQKYEPHYDYFLDDFNTVNGGQRMATLLMYLTDVEEGGETVFPAAKGNFSSVPWWNELSDCGKKGLSVKPKMGDALLFWSMKPDATLDPSSLHGGCPVIKGNKWSSTKWMRVSEYKA
- the LOC115712750 gene encoding aconitate hydratase 1 is translated as MASQNPFNTILKGLEKPDGGEFGKYYSLPALNDPRIERLPYSIRILLESAIRNCDEFQVKSKDVEKIIDWENTSPKQVEIPFKPARVLLQDFTGVPAVVDLACMRDAMNKLGGDSNKINPLVPVDLVIDHSVQVDVARSENAVQANMELEFRRNQERFGFLKWGSNAFDNMLVVPPGSGIVHQVNLEYLGRVVFNRGGLLYPDSVVGTDSHTTMIDGLGVAGWGVGGIEAEATMLGQPMSMVLPGVVGFKLKGKLRDGVTATDLVLTVTQTLRKHGVVGKFVEFYGEGMSELSLADRATIANMSPEYGATMGFFPVDHITLQYLRLTGRSDDTIAMIESYLRANKMFVDYSEPQVERVYSSYLELSLEDVEPCVSGPKRPHDRVPLKEMKADWHSCLDNRVGFKGFAVPKESQSKVVEFNFNGTPAQLRHGDVVIAAITSCTNTSNPSVMLGAALVAKKACELGLEMKPWIKTSLAPGSGVVTKYLQKSGLQKYLNQLGFNIVGYGCTTCIGNSGDLHEAVASAISENDIVASAVLSGNRNFEGRVHPLTRANYLASPPLVVAYALAGTVDIDFETEPIGLSKDGKNIFFRDIWPSNEEIAEVVQSSVLPDMFKATYEAITKGNPMWNQLSVPSGTLYSWDPKSTYIHEPPYFKDMTMSPPGPHGVKDAFCLLNFGDSITTDHISPAGSIHKDSPAAKYLLERGVDRRDFNSYGSRRGNDEIMARGTFANIRLVNKFLKGEVGPKTVHIPTGEKLSVFDAAMRYKSEGRDTIVLAGAEYGSGSSRDWAAKGPMLLGVKAVIAKSFERIHRSNLVGMGVIPLCFKAGEDADTLGLTGHERYSIDLPASVSEIKPGQDVTVVTDNGKSFTCTLRFDTEVELAYFDHGGILPYVIRNLINTKH